From Saccharothrix espanaensis DSM 44229, the proteins below share one genomic window:
- a CDS encoding RNA polymerase sigma factor yields MADEDLPLLDRLRAGDHDARHELFARCQSKVTPFLRNRVDHADDADDLAGEVVVRALEGLRNGQEPRELDAWLIGIARNVLKAHYSRDKFRDDREVPEDLAAEPEDVDDLVARERVLAVLADSLAGVPDGLRPVMAAHIRLTVGTGHLVVGAELAAALGVRRSQADRQLGRAREAAGKAIAAYVVARIGRQHCAALAALTDQPFDPKQRDLVLSHAETCAECARRRQDAHDYARWALGPGLVGFADDDENRRTAIAFLGRGPEVAAPKAGLLGTIGARVAGLPGVDALTRAVQENPGVVRVAVGAVGLVAAAIIAVIATEPEPPGVAALPPDPPVGGTYAPAPDLPPTVTRTPAPEVVPIVAVATTTRQSATARPTIAPPTTARPTTVPVPPSTAPPVAPPSSPAPPAHAPPRSEPTTPPTSPPPGVAAPAKWAYARVEPANSPIGVETELIAGWQWGTPQPITVTRQDVGVYRLRVPGQASDESVAHATVTFHQAAQPVGCVVRENQAVGPDQVVVVACHNGGTPFTTRFDLVLAEPDEGVVVVRPDAPVRRLGPGLYEADLGTATGAGYAQITPYGPDDVRCQSGGIHGSVLRVRCTADSTWAATYVEGVAPAGPIGAYAQTTGTAPDLRIDPARSYNSTGGAFTLHRLGLGQYRVLVKGVGLPGGTVLSGASRTGTCHTANWNAFAHPLNEAWVDVQCVDDAGRAADLPFGVAVYRKPLGPDERLGPLRPADPGPARPGWGYAQVHHHGYALGVPVQVHPNHQWSTWGGTLPGNDPWWARKMALLRTGTGVYTVRMPGLGAPGAVAHVTPIAQTADTCVVRDQGVDGPDGLVGVNCFGPAGTPKDLPFHVYLGVPRSAAVTSEQATRLGVGVWRVPAADVGYVQVTPVGGEFARCRAELAAEVLVHCDRDVRWQLSHVRGTGLHEDDVPSAYLTADAAGLVERAHGPAPTVTRTATGRYVVEYASLGNRIVWPADSVQVTALGAEPRTCRATALNSYATPGQVRIEVWCHDLAGGPADAAFGVAYLRPPNR; encoded by the coding sequence ATGGCCGACGAGGACTTACCCCTCCTGGACCGACTCCGTGCCGGCGACCACGACGCCCGGCACGAGCTGTTCGCGCGCTGCCAGAGCAAGGTCACACCGTTCCTGCGCAACCGGGTCGACCACGCCGACGACGCCGACGACCTGGCGGGCGAGGTCGTCGTGCGGGCGCTGGAGGGCCTGCGCAACGGGCAGGAGCCGCGCGAGCTGGACGCGTGGCTGATCGGCATCGCGCGCAACGTGCTCAAGGCCCACTACAGCCGGGACAAATTTCGCGACGACCGCGAGGTTCCCGAAGACCTCGCGGCCGAGCCGGAGGACGTGGACGACCTGGTGGCCCGCGAGCGGGTGCTCGCCGTGCTGGCCGACTCGCTGGCCGGCGTCCCGGACGGGCTGCGGCCGGTGATGGCCGCGCACATCCGGCTCACCGTGGGCACCGGCCACCTGGTGGTGGGCGCCGAACTCGCCGCGGCGCTCGGCGTGCGGCGCAGCCAGGCCGACCGGCAGCTGGGCCGGGCGCGTGAGGCCGCCGGCAAGGCGATCGCGGCGTACGTGGTGGCCCGCATCGGGCGGCAGCACTGCGCCGCGCTCGCCGCGCTCACCGACCAGCCGTTCGACCCCAAGCAGCGCGACCTGGTGCTGTCGCACGCGGAGACCTGCGCGGAGTGCGCCCGACGCCGGCAGGACGCCCACGACTACGCGCGCTGGGCGCTCGGTCCGGGCCTGGTCGGGTTCGCCGACGACGACGAGAACCGACGCACCGCGATCGCGTTCCTCGGCCGCGGCCCGGAGGTGGCCGCGCCGAAGGCCGGGCTGCTGGGCACGATCGGCGCGCGCGTGGCGGGCCTGCCCGGCGTGGACGCGCTGACCCGCGCGGTGCAGGAGAACCCCGGCGTGGTGCGGGTCGCCGTCGGCGCGGTGGGCCTGGTGGCGGCGGCGATCATCGCCGTCATCGCCACCGAGCCGGAGCCGCCGGGCGTCGCCGCGCTGCCGCCGGACCCGCCGGTCGGCGGCACGTACGCGCCCGCGCCGGACCTCCCGCCCACCGTGACCCGCACGCCGGCCCCGGAGGTGGTGCCGATCGTCGCCGTCGCCACGACCACCCGGCAGTCCGCCACCGCCCGGCCGACCATCGCCCCGCCGACCACCGCCCGGCCGACCACCGTCCCGGTCCCGCCGAGCACGGCCCCGCCCGTCGCGCCGCCGTCGTCACCCGCCCCGCCCGCCCACGCGCCGCCCCGATCGGAGCCCACGACCCCGCCGACCAGCCCGCCACCCGGTGTCGCGGCACCGGCGAAGTGGGCGTACGCCCGGGTCGAACCGGCGAACTCGCCGATCGGCGTGGAGACCGAGCTGATCGCCGGGTGGCAGTGGGGCACGCCGCAGCCGATCACCGTCACCAGGCAGGACGTCGGCGTGTACCGGCTGCGCGTGCCGGGGCAGGCGTCGGACGAGTCGGTCGCGCACGCCACCGTCACGTTCCACCAGGCCGCCCAGCCGGTCGGCTGCGTGGTGCGGGAGAACCAGGCGGTCGGTCCGGACCAGGTGGTCGTGGTGGCGTGCCACAACGGCGGCACGCCGTTCACCACCCGCTTCGACCTGGTGCTCGCCGAACCGGACGAGGGCGTGGTCGTGGTCCGCCCCGACGCGCCCGTGCGGCGGCTCGGCCCCGGCCTCTACGAAGCCGACCTGGGCACGGCGACCGGGGCCGGCTACGCGCAGATCACCCCGTACGGCCCGGACGACGTCCGCTGCCAGTCCGGCGGCATCCACGGCAGCGTGCTGCGGGTGCGCTGCACGGCCGACTCGACGTGGGCGGCGACCTACGTCGAAGGCGTCGCGCCGGCCGGTCCGATCGGCGCGTACGCGCAGACCACCGGCACCGCGCCGGACCTGCGGATCGACCCGGCGCGGTCGTACAACAGCACGGGCGGCGCGTTCACCCTGCACCGGCTGGGGCTGGGCCAGTACCGGGTGCTGGTGAAGGGCGTCGGCCTGCCGGGCGGGACCGTGCTGTCCGGCGCGAGCCGCACCGGGACGTGCCACACCGCGAACTGGAACGCGTTCGCCCACCCGCTCAACGAGGCGTGGGTGGACGTGCAGTGCGTCGACGACGCGGGCCGTGCCGCGGACCTGCCGTTCGGCGTCGCCGTCTACCGCAAGCCGCTCGGCCCGGACGAGCGGCTCGGCCCGCTCCGGCCCGCCGACCCCGGCCCGGCGCGGCCCGGCTGGGGCTACGCGCAGGTGCACCACCACGGGTACGCGCTCGGCGTCCCCGTGCAGGTGCATCCGAACCACCAGTGGTCGACGTGGGGCGGCACGCTGCCCGGCAACGACCCGTGGTGGGCGCGCAAGATGGCGTTGCTGCGCACCGGAACCGGCGTCTACACCGTGCGGATGCCCGGACTCGGCGCGCCGGGCGCGGTCGCCCACGTGACGCCCATCGCGCAGACCGCCGACACGTGCGTGGTGCGCGACCAGGGGGTGGACGGGCCGGACGGCCTGGTCGGCGTGAACTGCTTCGGCCCGGCCGGAACGCCCAAGGACCTGCCGTTCCACGTCTACCTGGGCGTGCCCCGGTCGGCCGCGGTCACCTCGGAACAGGCGACCCGGCTGGGCGTCGGCGTGTGGCGGGTGCCTGCGGCGGACGTCGGGTACGTGCAGGTCACGCCCGTGGGCGGGGAGTTCGCCCGGTGCCGTGCGGAGTTGGCGGCGGAGGTCCTGGTGCACTGCGACCGGGACGTGCGCTGGCAGTTGAGCCACGTCCGGGGCACCGGGCTGCACGAGGACGACGTGCCGTCGGCCTACCTGACCGCCGACGCGGCCGGGCTGGTCGAGCGGGCGCACGGGCCCGCGCCGACCGTCACCCGGACGGCGACCGGCCGGTACGTGGTCGAGTACGCGTCGCTGGGCAACCGCATCGTCTGGCCGGCCGATTCGGTGCAGGTCACAGCGTTGGGCGCGGAACCCCGGACGTGCCGGGCGACGGCGCTGAACTCCTACGCCACGCCCGGCCAGGTGCGGATCGAGGTGTGGTGCCACGACCTGGCCGGCGGCCCGGCGGACGCCGCCTTCGGCGTCGCGTACCTCCGCCCGCCCAACCGGTGA
- a CDS encoding DMT family transporter has protein sequence MAWLLLLGAAVLEVVWAAALERSAGFSRPWPSVVGITAAVAGFVLLTMALRDLPLGTAYAVWVGLGATGVAAVGILALGESAAPARLLCLALIVAGVVGLKLL, from the coding sequence GTGGCGTGGCTGCTGCTGCTCGGCGCGGCCGTCCTCGAAGTCGTGTGGGCGGCGGCGCTGGAACGCTCCGCCGGGTTCAGCAGGCCCTGGCCCTCGGTCGTCGGCATCACCGCCGCCGTCGCCGGCTTCGTCCTGCTCACGATGGCCCTGCGCGACCTGCCGCTGGGCACGGCCTACGCGGTGTGGGTGGGGCTCGGCGCGACCGGCGTCGCGGCGGTCGGCATCCTCGCGCTCGGCGAGAGCGCGGCCCCGGCCCGGCTGCTGTGCCTGGCGCTGATCGTGGCCGGCGTCGTCGGGCTCAAGCTGCTCTGA
- a CDS encoding SDR family NAD(P)-dependent oxidoreductase, whose translation MGQLDGRTALVTGGSRGIGAAVATRLAHDGANVAITYASARDRADAVVATLGNAIAIRAEASDSADLRAAVAETVETFGGLDILVNNAGIAVWGPFEETSDDDVDRLLAVHARAAFVLAKAASPHLPTGGRIITIGSSLAERVPVPGWAAYSMSKAALVGLTKGLARDLGPRGITVNLVHPGSTDTEMNPADGPDAAGERAFTALDRYCDPEDVAAMVAHLAGPGGHNITGAAFLVDAGAVA comes from the coding sequence ATGGGACAGCTCGACGGCAGGACCGCGCTGGTGACCGGTGGCAGCCGGGGGATCGGGGCGGCCGTCGCCACCCGGCTGGCGCACGACGGCGCGAACGTCGCCATCACCTACGCCAGCGCGCGGGACCGGGCCGACGCCGTGGTCGCCACGCTCGGCAACGCCATCGCGATCCGCGCGGAGGCGTCCGACAGCGCCGACCTGCGCGCCGCCGTGGCCGAGACCGTGGAGACGTTCGGCGGCCTCGACATCCTGGTCAACAACGCCGGCATCGCGGTCTGGGGCCCGTTCGAGGAAACCTCCGACGACGACGTGGACCGGCTCCTCGCGGTGCACGCCCGCGCGGCGTTCGTGCTGGCCAAGGCCGCGTCGCCGCACCTGCCGACCGGAGGCCGGATCATCACGATCGGCAGCAGCCTGGCCGAGCGGGTGCCGGTGCCCGGCTGGGCCGCGTACTCGATGAGCAAGGCCGCGCTGGTCGGCCTGACCAAGGGCCTGGCCCGCGACCTCGGACCGCGCGGCATCACGGTCAACCTCGTGCACCCCGGCTCCACCGACACCGAGATGAACCCCGCCGACGGTCCGGACGCGGCCGGCGAGCGCGCGTTCACCGCGCTGGACCGCTACTGCGACCCGGAGGACGTGGCGGCGATGGTCGCGCACCTCGCCGGCCCCGGCGGGCACAACATCACCGGGGCGGCGTTCCTGGTCGACGCGGGGGCGGTGGCCTAG
- a CDS encoding TetR/AcrR family transcriptional regulator: protein MSERADAARNRAKILAAAADIVATRGIEGLGMAEVAAASGVGVGTLYRRFGDRSGLAHALIDDSEREFQQAFITGPAPLGPGAPAAARIRAFLHGLTDRTLAQLDLLLMAETAGPLARFGGAYDVYHRHLTVLVHQARPELDPAFTADALLGPLAANLVAHRRLAGPTIKAGLDALLDSLF, encoded by the coding sequence GTGAGCGAGCGGGCCGACGCCGCCCGGAACCGGGCGAAGATCCTGGCCGCGGCGGCCGACATCGTGGCCACCCGGGGCATCGAGGGCCTCGGCATGGCCGAGGTCGCGGCGGCGTCCGGCGTCGGCGTGGGCACCCTGTACCGCCGCTTCGGCGACCGCTCGGGGCTCGCCCACGCGCTGATCGACGACTCGGAGCGCGAGTTCCAGCAGGCGTTCATCACCGGCCCCGCGCCACTGGGACCGGGCGCGCCGGCCGCCGCCCGGATCCGCGCGTTCCTGCACGGCCTGACCGACCGCACGCTCGCCCAGCTGGACCTGCTGCTGATGGCCGAGACCGCCGGCCCGCTGGCCCGCTTCGGCGGCGCGTACGACGTCTACCACCGGCACCTGACCGTGCTGGTGCACCAGGCCCGGCCCGAACTCGACCCGGCGTTCACCGCGGACGCCCTGCTCGGACCGCTCGCCGCCAACCTGGTGGCCCACCGCCGACTGGCCGGCCCGACGATCAAAGCCGGCCTGGACGCCCTGCTCGACAGCCTGTTCTGA
- the arfB gene encoding alternative ribosome rescue aminoacyl-tRNA hydrolase ArfB, which produces MAEDLIVTRTLVVPAAELSERFSRSSGPGGQGVNTADSRVELSFDLAASPSVPEWLRRRMLGRLGNRVVAGVVTIAASEHRAQLQNRAAARERLARLLREAAAAPPPVRRATKPTRGSQERRIAEKKRRAQTKQGRSGSGGWD; this is translated from the coding sequence GTGGCCGAGGACTTGATCGTGACGCGGACGCTGGTGGTGCCGGCGGCCGAGTTGAGCGAGCGGTTCTCCCGGTCGTCGGGTCCCGGCGGGCAGGGCGTGAACACCGCGGACAGCCGGGTCGAGCTCTCGTTCGACCTGGCCGCCTCGCCGTCGGTGCCCGAGTGGCTGCGCCGCCGGATGCTCGGCCGGCTGGGGAACCGCGTGGTGGCGGGCGTGGTGACGATCGCCGCGAGCGAGCACCGCGCGCAGTTGCAGAACCGCGCGGCGGCCCGGGAACGGCTGGCCCGACTGCTCCGCGAGGCCGCCGCCGCGCCGCCGCCGGTCCGCCGGGCCACCAAGCCGACCAGGGGCTCGCAGGAGCGCCGGATCGCCGAGAAGAAGCGGCGCGCGCAGACCAAGCAGGGCCGCAGCGGCAGCGGCGGCTGGGACTAG
- a CDS encoding SigE family RNA polymerase sigma factor, which yields MERDREFSEFVDARALVLRRTAYLLCGDWHRAQDLVQTALTKLYIAWPRVRRDGAVDAYVRKILVRAAIDDSRRGFRSRETVVESLPDSAAPDTAPADFDVRDALAALPPGQRAVVVLRYWEDLSVTETARLLGRTEGTVKSQAAKGLAALRQLLGRHVFEERT from the coding sequence GTGGAGCGTGATCGTGAGTTCAGCGAGTTCGTGGACGCCCGCGCGTTGGTGCTGAGGCGGACCGCGTACCTGCTGTGCGGTGACTGGCACCGAGCGCAGGATCTCGTGCAGACCGCGTTGACGAAGCTGTACATCGCGTGGCCGAGGGTGCGCCGCGACGGTGCGGTGGACGCGTACGTGCGCAAGATCCTGGTACGGGCCGCCATTGACGATTCCCGGCGCGGGTTCCGCAGCCGGGAGACGGTCGTGGAGTCGTTGCCGGACAGCGCCGCGCCGGACACCGCGCCCGCCGACTTCGACGTGCGGGACGCGCTCGCGGCACTGCCTCCGGGGCAGCGCGCCGTCGTGGTGCTCCGGTACTGGGAGGACTTGAGCGTCACCGAGACCGCCCGCCTCCTCGGTCGGACCGAAGGCACCGTGAAGAGCCAGGCGGCGAAGGGCCTCGCCGCCCTCCGGCAGCTGCTCGGCCGCCACGTATTCGAGGAGCGGACATGA
- the purM gene encoding phosphoribosylformylglycinamidine cyclo-ligase, with product MEASDVTETAKATYAAAGVSITAGDEAVEKLKPWAAKARRPEVLGGIGGFAGLFKLRLDRWKEPVLAASTDGVGTKIAVAQALDKHDTIGIDLVAMVVDDLVVCGAEPLFLQDYIAVGRVVPDKVAALVKGIAEGCVLAGCALLGGETAEHPGLMGDDDYDISGTGVGVVEAAAMLGPDRVRDGDVVIALGSSGLHSNGYSLARHVLLDINRMPLSGHVEEFGRTLGEELLEPTRIYAKDCLALAAEAEVRTFAHITGGGLAANLARVLPAGLHARLDRGTWSPAPVFALIAQRGRVEREEMEKTFNMGIGMVAVVSPEDVDRSLAVLTARHVPAWVLGEVGRSDATTHLVGDHPRF from the coding sequence ATGGAAGCCAGTGACGTGACCGAGACCGCCAAGGCCACCTACGCCGCCGCCGGAGTAAGCATCACCGCAGGTGACGAGGCGGTGGAGAAGCTCAAGCCGTGGGCGGCGAAGGCGCGGCGTCCGGAGGTGCTCGGCGGCATCGGCGGCTTCGCGGGCCTGTTCAAGCTGCGCCTGGACCGCTGGAAGGAGCCGGTGCTCGCGGCCTCCACCGACGGCGTGGGCACCAAGATCGCGGTCGCGCAGGCCCTCGACAAGCACGACACGATCGGCATCGACCTGGTGGCGATGGTGGTGGACGACCTGGTGGTGTGCGGCGCGGAGCCGCTGTTCCTGCAGGACTACATCGCCGTGGGCCGGGTCGTGCCGGACAAGGTCGCGGCGCTGGTCAAGGGCATCGCCGAGGGCTGCGTGCTGGCCGGCTGCGCCCTGCTGGGCGGCGAGACCGCCGAGCACCCCGGCCTGATGGGCGACGACGACTACGACATCTCCGGCACCGGCGTGGGCGTCGTGGAGGCGGCCGCGATGCTCGGGCCGGACCGGGTGCGCGACGGCGACGTGGTGATCGCCCTGGGCTCGTCCGGGTTGCACTCGAACGGGTACTCCTTGGCCCGGCACGTGCTGCTGGACATCAACCGGATGCCGCTGTCGGGTCACGTCGAGGAGTTCGGCCGCACCCTGGGCGAGGAGTTGCTGGAGCCGACCCGCATCTACGCCAAGGACTGCCTGGCGCTGGCCGCCGAGGCCGAGGTGCGCACGTTCGCGCACATCACCGGCGGCGGCCTGGCGGCGAACCTGGCCCGGGTGCTGCCCGCCGGCCTGCACGCCCGGCTGGACCGCGGCACGTGGTCCCCGGCTCCGGTGTTCGCCCTGATCGCCCAGCGCGGTCGGGTCGAGCGCGAGGAGATGGAGAAGACGTTCAACATGGGCATCGGCATGGTGGCCGTGGTCTCGCCCGAGGACGTGGACCGCTCGCTGGCCGTGCTGACCGCCCGCCACGTGCCCGCGTGGGTGCTGGGCGAGGTCGGCCGCTCGGACGCGACAACCCACCTGGTCGGCGACCACCCGAGGTTCTGA
- the purF gene encoding amidophosphoribosyltransferase, with protein sequence MVTDPSATGRTDTEEREPREECGVFGVWAPGEEVAKLTYYGLYALQHRGQEAAGISVGDGSQVVVFKDLGLVSQVFDEQVLLSLRGHVAVGHCRYSTTGSTTWENAQPTFRTTATGSGLSLGHNGNLVNTAELQARARELGVDTRHGATTDSDLVCGLLAVTAADIGIEQAALELLPTLRGAFCLTFSDESTLYAARDPQGVRPLVLGRLERGWVVASETAALDIVGASFVREVEPGELIAIDENGLRSSRFANPEPKGCIFEYVYLARPDTTIAGRGVHATRVEIGRRLAHEHPVDADLVIPVPESGTPAAIGYAQASGIPYGSGLVKNAYVGRTFIQPSQTIRQLGIRLKLNPLKDVIRGKRLVVVDDSIVRGNTQRALVRMLREAGAVEVHVRIASPPVKWPCFYGIDFASRAELIANGLDDDGIRRSIGSDSLGYVSLEQLIAATEQPKTRLCSACFDGEYPIPLPEDALIGKHLLEGIRGVAGSAAPVLANGYGAEDALQRP encoded by the coding sequence GTGGTCACCGACCCGTCAGCAACCGGCCGAACCGACACCGAAGAGCGGGAGCCCCGGGAGGAGTGCGGGGTTTTCGGGGTTTGGGCGCCCGGTGAAGAGGTCGCCAAGCTCACCTACTACGGCCTGTACGCGTTGCAGCACCGCGGCCAGGAGGCCGCCGGCATCTCGGTCGGCGACGGCAGCCAGGTGGTGGTCTTCAAGGACCTCGGTCTGGTCAGCCAGGTGTTCGACGAGCAGGTCCTGCTCAGCCTGCGCGGCCACGTCGCCGTCGGCCACTGCCGCTACTCCACCACCGGGTCCACGACCTGGGAGAACGCGCAGCCGACGTTCCGCACCACGGCCACCGGCTCCGGCCTGTCGCTGGGCCACAACGGCAACCTGGTCAACACCGCCGAACTCCAGGCGCGCGCCCGCGAGCTGGGCGTGGACACCCGGCACGGCGCGACCACCGACTCCGACCTGGTGTGCGGGCTGCTCGCGGTGACCGCCGCCGACATCGGCATCGAGCAGGCGGCGCTGGAACTGCTGCCGACGCTGCGCGGCGCGTTCTGCCTCACCTTCTCCGACGAGTCCACGCTGTACGCGGCGCGCGACCCGCAGGGCGTCCGGCCGCTGGTGCTGGGCCGGCTGGAACGCGGCTGGGTGGTGGCCAGCGAGACGGCCGCGCTGGACATCGTCGGCGCGTCGTTCGTCCGCGAGGTCGAGCCGGGCGAGCTGATCGCGATCGACGAGAACGGCCTGCGGTCCAGCCGGTTCGCCAACCCCGAGCCCAAGGGCTGCATCTTCGAGTACGTCTACCTGGCCCGCCCGGACACCACGATCGCCGGCCGCGGCGTGCACGCCACCCGCGTCGAGATCGGCCGCCGGCTCGCCCACGAGCACCCGGTGGACGCCGACCTGGTGATCCCGGTGCCCGAGTCCGGCACGCCCGCCGCCATCGGCTACGCCCAGGCCAGCGGCATCCCGTACGGGTCCGGCCTGGTCAAGAACGCCTACGTGGGCCGGACGTTCATCCAGCCGTCGCAGACCATCCGGCAGCTGGGCATCCGGCTCAAGCTCAACCCGCTGAAGGACGTGATCCGGGGCAAGCGGCTGGTCGTCGTGGACGACTCGATCGTGCGCGGCAACACCCAGCGCGCCCTGGTCCGGATGCTGCGCGAGGCGGGCGCCGTCGAGGTGCACGTCCGGATCGCGTCCCCGCCGGTCAAGTGGCCGTGCTTCTACGGCATCGACTTCGCCTCGCGCGCCGAGCTCATCGCCAACGGCCTGGACGACGACGGCATCCGCCGGTCGATCGGGTCGGACTCGCTGGGCTACGTGTCGCTGGAGCAGCTGATCGCGGCCACCGAGCAGCCCAAGACGCGGCTGTGCTCGGCGTGCTTCGACGGCGAGTACCCCATCCCGCTGCCCGAGGACGCGCTGATCGGCAAGCACCTGCTGGAGGGCATCCGGGGTGTCGCGGGCTCGGCCGCTCCCGTCCTGGCGAACGGGTACGGTGCCGAGGACGCCCTACAACGGCCCTGA
- a CDS encoding maleylpyruvate isomerase N-terminal domain-containing protein — MAGGWTTPQWTEKFTEQAAMFRAAVGGADPAARVPSCPGWTFTELVLHVGRFLQTSLEYLRSGSTVQLRLPPPPAGVTPLEYLDAQLALAAEVLPAVPGNRPAWTFSPATPDLAWVWHRRIAHELDLRRWDAQAALRQLVVGDTDFAVDGIEESLGSLVAAKYAADVPPTAKGTALVELTDVPEAWVVTLAPGLAPELRAAWPGEETDLRITGEAQIVHYGLWGRLPLQTTGDQNVLNVLKLD, encoded by the coding sequence GTGGCCGGAGGTTGGACCACCCCGCAGTGGACCGAGAAGTTCACCGAGCAGGCGGCGATGTTCCGGGCGGCGGTCGGCGGGGCCGACCCGGCGGCCAGGGTGCCCAGCTGCCCCGGCTGGACGTTCACCGAACTCGTCCTGCACGTCGGGCGGTTCCTGCAGACGTCGCTGGAGTACCTGCGCAGCGGCAGCACCGTGCAGCTCCGGCTGCCCCCGCCGCCGGCCGGCGTGACCCCGCTGGAGTACCTGGACGCGCAGCTCGCGCTGGCCGCCGAGGTGCTCCCGGCGGTGCCCGGCAACCGGCCCGCGTGGACGTTCTCGCCCGCCACGCCGGACCTCGCGTGGGTGTGGCACCGCAGGATCGCGCACGAGCTGGACCTGCGGCGCTGGGACGCGCAGGCGGCGTTGCGGCAGCTCGTCGTCGGCGACACCGACTTCGCCGTGGACGGCATCGAGGAGTCCCTGGGCTCGCTGGTCGCCGCCAAGTACGCCGCCGACGTGCCGCCGACCGCGAAGGGCACCGCGCTGGTCGAGCTGACCGACGTGCCCGAGGCGTGGGTGGTGACCCTCGCGCCGGGGCTGGCCCCCGAGCTGCGGGCGGCTTGGCCCGGCGAGGAGACCGACCTGCGGATCACCGGCGAGGCGCAGATCGTGCACTACGGGCTGTGGGGCCGGCTGCCGTTGCAGACAACCGGTGACCAGAACGTGCTCAACGTGCTCAAGCTGGACTAG